The following proteins are encoded in a genomic region of Arachis ipaensis cultivar K30076 chromosome B02, Araip1.1, whole genome shotgun sequence:
- the LOC107626991 gene encoding RING-H2 finger protein ATL32-like, with product MNNTGNEGTPIVDTYVTPLVLSAIGVIAMVLIVTTFFFIFWWQYLRPYRDQTINNTASGSPGKNNGVDEEILKKIPLITYNNRWQIEPECSICLGELKDGEVLRLLPACNHAFHVPCIDEWFKEHTNCPNCRSLITCEGNEPEDVLCSQEISDDTWVRVVTHGYDDDHNNNDDNDDDDASNSSNSTNSRLERLKHPSSVPLCHMKNNQCSFGMKLKRSFSMDQSYLCVAVTIQQRDHSVHHQELEASTSSSSSSKSKGIMMMNRYKSRSLSMKHIDQMSRVLVRPPSQFRNGSFGGFNNFILPY from the coding sequence ATGAATAACACCGGGAACGAAGGTACACCTATTGTAGATACCTACGTCACCCCTCTTGTTCTCTCCGCCATCGGGGTAATAGCCATGGTTCTTATAGTTACAacattcttcttcatcttctggtGGCAATACCTTAGGCCGTATCGGGATCAAACTATTAATAACACAGCTTCTGGAAGCCCTGGAAAAAATAATGGAGTCGATGAGGAAATCCTCAAAAAGATCCCTCTTATTACCTACAACAACCGGTGGCAAATAGAACCGGAATGTTCTATTTGCCTCGGCGAGTTGAAGGACGGGGAGGTGCTGAGGTTGTTACCCGCTTGCAACCATGCTTTTCACGTTCCATGCATTGACGAATGGTTCAAGGAGCACACCAATTGTCCCAACTGTCGCTCACTCATCACCTGCGAAGGTAATGAGCCAGAAGATGTATTATGTTCTCAGGAAATCAGTGACGACACTTGGGTAAGGGTGGTCACTCATGGTTATGATGACGATCATAATAACAATGATGACAATGATGACGATGATGCTAGTAATTCTTCCAATTCAACAAACTCGAGATTAGAACGACTTAAACACCCTAGTTCCGTACCATTATGTCACATGAAGAACAATCAATGTTCCTTTGGGATGAAGTTGAAGAGGTCCTTCTCTATGGATCAATCATATCTATGCGTTGCTGTTACCATACAACAAAGAGATCATAGTGTTCATCACCAAGAACTAGAGGCTTCTACCTCTTCTTCTTCATCGAGTAAAAGTAAAGGTATTATGATGATGAACCGCTATAAATCAAGATCATTGTCTATGAAGCATATTGATCAAATGTCTAGGGTGCTCGTAAGACCCCCCTCGCAATTTCGGAATGGTAGCTTTGGGGGATTCAATAATTTCATTCTTCCCTATTGA
- the LOC107626990 gene encoding uncharacterized protein LOC107626990: IEHSHCPNHQLLQCHSFRELIVISYRETNPNIVTIISIVVEDTGCGSAKACEEREIVVVEEPRTAWAWSTRGLQRRRGDAPERWGLEIAEIRRIKGDNLRWQQCVRRTAAASVGENDGVGIFEGGRRFTGQVRLRW, from the coding sequence ATCGAACACAGTCATTGTCCCAACCATCAGCTTCTCCAGTGTCATTCCTTCAGGGAGCTGATTGTCATTTCCTATCGAGAAACCAACCCCAATATTGTTACCATTATTTCCATTGTTGTTGAAGACACTGGCTGTGGTTCCGCCAAGGCCTGTGAGGAAAGGgagattgttgttgttgaggAGCCCAGGACGGCGTGGGCATGGTCTACCAGAGGGTTGCAACGGCGTCGGGGGGACGCGCCGGAAAGATGGGGATTGGAGATCGCCGAGATAAGGAGGATCAAGGGGGACAATTTGAGGTGGCAGCAATGTGTGCGGCGGACTGCAGCGGCATCGGTCGGAGAAAATGACGGCGTCGGAATTTTCGAAGGGGGGCGTCGTTTCACAGGTCAAGTGAGGCTGCGGTGGTGA